The following coding sequences lie in one Pseudarthrobacter phenanthrenivorans Sphe3 genomic window:
- a CDS encoding universal stress protein yields the protein MDATKPIAVGLTDSSPSSAALLWATARARRLKVPLAVVHVLDDRWMAGEALEALPYIDVLRKSGLDMLKQAGDRIRAEEPDVQVTTELLEGSVGAALGDYSRNASMLVLGSSGHSRGALTDRALQAAATAESPVAVIGPGQADGHGVVVGVDGSRESTQAVAFAAAEADALGEELTVLYAFTGPNRWIKAGLPSSTFAEHVVEEEQIVLSETVAGLRQDYPGLAVNGVLETVMEPADALVQAASGARLLVLGSRGRGSFSRLLLGSTAHAVLTQPPCPTVITRLKKTRQEK from the coding sequence GCCGTCGGGCTCACCGACTCCTCCCCTTCCAGTGCCGCCCTGCTGTGGGCAACGGCCCGCGCCCGCCGGCTCAAGGTGCCGCTGGCAGTGGTGCATGTGCTGGATGACCGATGGATGGCGGGCGAGGCCCTGGAGGCCCTGCCCTACATCGACGTCCTGCGGAAATCCGGGCTGGACATGCTTAAGCAGGCCGGTGACCGTATCCGGGCTGAGGAACCTGATGTGCAGGTGACAACGGAACTGTTGGAGGGCAGCGTGGGCGCCGCCCTGGGTGACTACTCCCGGAACGCCTCCATGCTGGTACTGGGCAGCAGCGGCCATTCACGCGGGGCGCTGACGGACCGGGCCCTCCAGGCCGCCGCCACGGCCGAATCCCCCGTGGCGGTGATCGGGCCGGGCCAAGCCGACGGACATGGCGTGGTGGTGGGCGTGGATGGGTCCAGGGAGTCCACCCAGGCTGTGGCCTTTGCAGCCGCCGAGGCGGACGCACTGGGCGAGGAACTGACCGTCCTTTACGCCTTCACCGGTCCCAACCGATGGATCAAGGCCGGACTGCCGTCCAGCACTTTCGCTGAACATGTGGTCGAAGAAGAACAGATCGTGTTGTCCGAAACGGTGGCGGGACTCCGCCAGGACTACCCCGGCCTTGCCGTGAATGGAGTCCTTGAGACGGTCATGGAGCCCGCCGATGCCCTGGTCCAGGCAGCCTCCGGAGCCAGGCTGCTGGTCCTGGGCAGCAGGGGCCGGGGAAGCTTCAGCAGGCTGCTCCTGGGGTCCACGGCGCACGCCGTCCTGACCCAGCCGCCATGCCCTACGGTGATCACCCGGCTGAAGAAAACCCGGCAGGAAAAGTGA
- a CDS encoding HAD-IA family hydrolase: MRIDRGSEADEPGAWTAFGLGGLKNRLFLERLRQDGVQTYPGTLQLLQRLADAGVPMGVVTSSRNASSVLDAAGIPDFFGVILDGAAAAKLGLRGKPAPDVFLAAAFRLGVSPSHAVVVEDSVAGVQAARRGGFGLVVGIDRSGTRRELEAAGALAVLNDVSELDLGLVAGDPWQLTYEGFDGGHEGHREALTTLGNGYFAVRGAAPEGGGFRYPGMYLAGIYNRVAAEAAGEVLVEEHLVNAPDCLPLDLRVGRGQWWSAGGLAVLRERRTLDLHRAVLERWLLVETADKRRMEIVQSRFVSMAEPHLMVLDMLVTPLGWSGAVEVRSGVNAGVRNANTPDPSSGPGIHLVDRTGATHPEEIAVVEAETTQSLIRIAAAFRTRVAGQPDEGRPGRKGAFHFRTFQVPLVDGTPARISKTVAVVTSRDRAISSAASAARGVLERTGDDVDALLAAHLKAWHRELHPFLVDIDAPVQVRLVLNLHIFHVLQTLTRHTAELDAGVTARGLHGEGYRGHVFWDELFVLPLLTARTPDVARALLDYRWRRLPAARHAAAVLGLAGAKFPWQSGSDGTEETPKWLYNNRSGRWVRDHSHLQLHAGLAVAFNAWQYYQATNDKAWLFRRGAELVIDVARFFTSRSQYSHDTGRYHLRGVVGPDEYHTGYPGSPDPGLDDNAYTNVMAAWACLRAAEIVQTVQGDEMGELMERLDITEEEVAGWVQVGRAMFVPFHTDGVLSQFAGYEQLEELDWERYRETYDNIERLDLILEAEGDETNRYKLAKQADVLMLPYLLGQEGLLTLLGELGYAFTSEQLNRTIEYYLARTAHGSTLSRVAHASVLSALDADRAWDSFREALDADLDDTQHGTTRAGIHLGAMAGTIDVIQRSFAGLRLSGDTLVFAPNLPTGLRAVAFEVRYRGHHLHIELRDGQINIASAPGDAGPISVRVNGTDTALPAGEARSFQLPATSEGSAAS, translated from the coding sequence GTGCGCATCGACCGTGGGTCTGAGGCGGACGAGCCCGGCGCCTGGACGGCTTTTGGCCTGGGCGGCCTGAAGAACCGGCTCTTCCTCGAGCGCCTGAGGCAGGACGGAGTCCAGACGTATCCCGGCACGCTGCAGCTGCTGCAGAGGCTCGCCGACGCCGGTGTCCCCATGGGGGTGGTCACGTCAAGCCGCAATGCCTCTTCGGTACTGGACGCGGCCGGCATTCCGGATTTCTTCGGCGTCATCCTGGACGGGGCGGCCGCAGCAAAGCTCGGACTGCGCGGGAAGCCGGCGCCGGACGTGTTCCTGGCGGCCGCCTTCCGGCTGGGAGTATCACCGTCCCATGCAGTGGTTGTGGAGGATTCGGTGGCCGGCGTGCAGGCGGCGCGCCGGGGCGGTTTTGGACTGGTGGTGGGGATCGACCGGAGCGGCACCCGGCGGGAACTGGAGGCTGCCGGCGCCCTTGCTGTCCTCAACGACGTCAGCGAACTGGACCTGGGGCTGGTGGCGGGCGATCCGTGGCAGCTCACCTACGAGGGTTTCGACGGCGGCCACGAAGGGCACCGCGAGGCGCTCACCACCTTGGGGAACGGCTACTTCGCCGTCCGGGGCGCTGCCCCGGAGGGCGGCGGCTTCCGGTACCCGGGCATGTACCTGGCCGGCATCTACAACCGGGTGGCGGCGGAAGCCGCCGGTGAAGTGCTGGTGGAGGAACACCTGGTCAACGCCCCCGACTGCCTGCCGCTGGACCTGCGGGTGGGGCGCGGGCAATGGTGGTCCGCGGGCGGCTTGGCTGTCCTGCGGGAACGCCGCACCCTGGATCTTCACAGGGCTGTCCTGGAGCGTTGGCTGCTGGTGGAAACTGCCGACAAGCGGCGAATGGAAATCGTCCAGAGCAGGTTCGTTTCCATGGCAGAGCCGCACCTGATGGTCCTCGACATGCTGGTCACACCCCTGGGCTGGTCCGGTGCCGTGGAGGTGCGCAGCGGTGTCAACGCCGGCGTCAGGAACGCCAATACGCCGGACCCGTCGTCCGGCCCGGGGATCCACCTGGTGGACCGGACCGGCGCAACGCACCCGGAAGAGATCGCCGTCGTCGAAGCCGAAACAACGCAAAGCCTCATCAGGATTGCCGCGGCCTTCCGCACGCGCGTGGCCGGGCAGCCGGACGAAGGGCGGCCGGGCAGGAAGGGAGCGTTCCATTTCCGGACCTTCCAGGTTCCCCTGGTGGACGGTACGCCCGCGAGAATCAGCAAGACCGTGGCTGTGGTGACCTCCCGGGACCGGGCCATCTCGTCCGCGGCATCTGCTGCGCGTGGCGTACTGGAACGGACAGGCGATGACGTCGACGCCCTGCTGGCGGCCCACTTGAAAGCCTGGCACCGCGAACTGCATCCTTTCCTGGTGGACATCGACGCGCCGGTCCAGGTGCGACTGGTCCTAAACCTGCACATATTCCATGTGCTGCAGACCCTGACGCGCCACACCGCCGAACTGGACGCCGGCGTCACCGCCCGCGGACTCCACGGCGAGGGGTACCGGGGGCACGTCTTCTGGGACGAGCTGTTCGTCCTGCCGCTCCTGACCGCCCGGACGCCCGACGTTGCCCGCGCGCTCCTCGACTACCGGTGGCGGCGGCTCCCCGCGGCCCGCCACGCGGCTGCCGTCCTGGGCCTCGCCGGAGCGAAGTTCCCCTGGCAGAGCGGCAGCGACGGAACCGAGGAGACGCCCAAGTGGCTCTACAACAACAGGTCCGGCCGCTGGGTCAGGGACCACTCGCACCTGCAGCTGCATGCCGGGCTGGCGGTGGCCTTCAATGCCTGGCAGTACTACCAGGCCACCAATGACAAAGCCTGGCTTTTCCGCCGTGGTGCCGAACTGGTGATCGACGTTGCCCGGTTCTTCACTTCCCGCAGCCAGTACAGCCACGACACCGGGCGTTACCATCTGCGCGGTGTGGTGGGGCCGGATGAGTACCACACAGGTTACCCCGGCAGTCCCGATCCGGGCCTGGACGATAACGCCTACACCAATGTGATGGCGGCCTGGGCCTGCCTTCGTGCCGCGGAGATCGTGCAGACGGTCCAAGGGGATGAGATGGGCGAGCTCATGGAACGCCTGGATATTACGGAGGAGGAAGTGGCCGGCTGGGTGCAGGTGGGAAGGGCGATGTTCGTCCCGTTCCACACCGACGGCGTCCTCAGCCAGTTTGCCGGGTATGAGCAGCTGGAGGAACTGGACTGGGAGCGGTACCGGGAAACCTACGACAACATTGAACGGCTGGACCTGATCCTGGAAGCCGAAGGGGACGAAACCAACCGGTACAAGCTTGCCAAGCAGGCCGATGTCCTGATGCTCCCCTATCTCCTGGGCCAGGAGGGACTGCTCACACTTCTCGGGGAGCTGGGGTACGCCTTCACCTCGGAGCAGCTGAACAGAACCATCGAGTATTACCTCGCCAGGACCGCGCACGGGTCCACGTTGAGCCGGGTCGCCCACGCCTCCGTCCTGTCAGCACTGGACGCGGACAGGGCGTGGGACAGTTTCCGGGAAGCGCTCGACGCCGACCTGGACGATACGCAGCATGGAACCACGCGGGCTGGTATCCACCTGGGCGCCATGGCGGGAACCATCGATGTGATCCAGCGCAGTTTCGCAGGGTTGAGGCTCAGCGGGGACACTCTCGTGTTCGCCCCCAACCTGCCCACCGGGCTGCGGGCCGTAGCCTTCGAAGTCCGTTACCGGGGACACCATCTGCACATTGAGCTCAGGGACGGGCAGATAAATATCGCCTCGGCCCCCGGGGATGCGGGCCCGATCAGTGTCCGCGTCAACGGCACGGACACCGCCCTTCCGGCGGGGGAGGCCAGGAGTTTCCAGCTGCCGGCCACGTCGGAAGGGTCCGCCGCATCATGA
- the ppsA gene encoding phosphoenolpyruvate synthase — protein MTAPSVTSLTDALVLWFDDTGIGDVASVGGKNASLGELSRSLRSAGVRVPEGFATTAAAYRSFLEANGLEPLIRSHIQDYRGGRATLRQTGAAIRELFLAAVFPDSIGAAIQEHYRLLSSRAGQDDVSVAVRSSATAEDLPDASFAGQQETFLNVAGERAVLEACRRCYASLFTDRAISYREMKGYDHLEVALSVGVQRMVRSDLGASGVMFSIDTESGFPQAVVISAAWGLGETVVQGTINPDKYQVFKPLLADSRLVPIIERQLGAKERKMVYSVGGNARTQMVDTTERERGALVLDDAEVVQLARWAVAVEDHYGRPMDMEWAKDGITGELFMVQARPETVMAQRSTTTFRTYHLRQPGRVLTVGAAIGDAIANGQACVIRDAKDIERFVDGSVLVTRMTDPDWVPVMKRAAGIVTDHGGPTSHAAIVSRELGVPAVVGTRNATETLPDGAPITLSCAEGEEGRVYEGLLEFSVEEVDMAALPAARTDVMVNIGSPAAAFKWWRLPAAGVGLARMEFIINNLIRIHPMALVHPEKVADLEEAELIRKLTSGYPDPQEYFIDVLATGIAKIAAPFHPKPVIVRLSDFKSNEYSHLVGGASFEQSEENPMLGFRGASRYYSGHYREGFALECKALKRVREDVGFSNVIVMVPFCRTVQEADLVLEAMAEHGLVRGDAGLQVYMMCEIPSNVVLAEQFAQRFDGFSIGSNDLTQLVLGVDRDSEQLAGLFDERDPAVSAMIAEVIRKAHTAGIKIGICGQGPSNHPDLAEFLVSQGIDSISLNPDTYLKTLPVIAAAEQRLGKQA, from the coding sequence ATGACTGCACCCTCCGTGACCTCCCTGACCGACGCTCTCGTTTTGTGGTTCGACGATACCGGGATAGGGGATGTTGCCTCTGTCGGGGGTAAGAACGCCTCCCTGGGGGAATTGAGCAGGTCCCTGCGCTCTGCCGGGGTGAGGGTTCCTGAAGGCTTCGCCACCACCGCTGCTGCCTACCGTTCCTTCCTTGAAGCCAACGGCCTGGAACCCCTTATCAGGTCCCACATCCAGGACTACCGGGGCGGCCGGGCAACATTGCGCCAGACGGGCGCCGCCATCCGGGAACTTTTCCTGGCAGCAGTGTTCCCGGACAGCATCGGGGCCGCCATCCAGGAGCACTACCGCCTCCTTTCCAGCCGGGCGGGCCAGGACGACGTGTCGGTTGCCGTCCGCAGCAGCGCCACGGCTGAAGACCTGCCGGACGCCAGTTTCGCTGGCCAGCAGGAGACCTTCCTCAATGTCGCCGGGGAGCGGGCCGTCCTTGAAGCCTGCCGGCGCTGCTACGCCTCACTGTTCACGGACCGCGCCATCAGCTACCGGGAAATGAAGGGTTACGACCACCTGGAGGTTGCGCTTTCGGTGGGGGTCCAGCGGATGGTCCGTTCCGACCTTGGCGCCTCCGGCGTGATGTTTTCCATCGATACCGAGTCGGGCTTTCCGCAGGCGGTAGTCATCAGTGCTGCATGGGGTCTCGGCGAAACCGTAGTCCAGGGAACCATCAATCCGGACAAATACCAGGTGTTCAAGCCGCTGCTCGCCGATTCCCGGCTCGTGCCCATCATCGAGCGGCAGCTGGGCGCCAAAGAGCGGAAGATGGTCTACAGCGTTGGCGGAAATGCCAGGACCCAAATGGTGGACACCACTGAAAGGGAGCGCGGAGCCCTGGTGCTGGACGACGCTGAAGTCGTCCAGCTGGCGCGCTGGGCTGTCGCCGTGGAGGACCACTATGGCCGCCCCATGGATATGGAGTGGGCGAAGGACGGAATCACGGGCGAACTGTTCATGGTCCAGGCCAGGCCGGAGACCGTAATGGCCCAGCGCAGCACCACCACGTTCCGTACCTACCATCTCCGCCAGCCCGGCCGGGTGCTGACTGTGGGGGCGGCGATCGGGGATGCCATCGCCAACGGGCAGGCCTGCGTGATCCGGGACGCGAAGGACATCGAGCGGTTTGTGGACGGTTCGGTCCTGGTGACCCGGATGACTGATCCGGACTGGGTTCCGGTCATGAAGCGGGCGGCCGGCATCGTCACGGACCACGGCGGGCCCACCAGCCACGCAGCCATTGTCAGCCGGGAACTCGGCGTGCCCGCCGTCGTCGGAACCCGCAACGCCACCGAAACGCTGCCCGATGGCGCCCCCATCACCCTGTCCTGCGCCGAAGGCGAGGAAGGACGTGTTTATGAGGGCCTGCTGGAGTTCAGCGTCGAGGAAGTGGACATGGCGGCCCTTCCGGCGGCCCGGACGGATGTCATGGTCAACATCGGCAGTCCCGCCGCGGCCTTCAAGTGGTGGCGGCTGCCGGCAGCGGGGGTAGGCCTGGCCCGGATGGAATTCATCATCAACAACCTCATCCGCATCCACCCCATGGCGCTCGTGCACCCGGAGAAAGTGGCTGACCTGGAGGAGGCCGAGCTGATCCGCAAGCTCACCAGCGGCTACCCGGACCCGCAGGAGTACTTCATCGATGTCCTGGCCACCGGGATCGCCAAGATTGCGGCGCCGTTCCACCCCAAACCTGTCATTGTCCGGCTGAGTGATTTCAAGAGCAACGAGTACAGCCACCTGGTGGGCGGCGCCTCCTTTGAACAGTCCGAGGAAAACCCGATGCTTGGCTTCCGTGGTGCCTCGCGCTATTACAGCGGGCATTACCGGGAAGGTTTTGCCCTGGAATGCAAAGCACTCAAACGCGTCCGGGAGGACGTGGGCTTCTCCAACGTCATTGTCATGGTCCCGTTCTGCCGCACCGTGCAGGAAGCCGACCTGGTCCTGGAGGCCATGGCAGAGCACGGCCTGGTGCGCGGCGACGCCGGGCTGCAGGTCTACATGATGTGTGAAATACCGTCCAACGTGGTGCTTGCGGAGCAGTTCGCCCAGCGCTTCGACGGCTTCTCCATCGGTTCGAACGATCTCACCCAGCTGGTCCTGGGGGTTGACCGGGACTCCGAACAGCTGGCAGGCCTGTTTGACGAACGGGACCCCGCGGTCAGCGCCATGATCGCAGAGGTCATCCGCAAGGCGCACACCGCCGGGATCAAGATTGGCATCTGCGGTCAAGGCCCCAGCAACCACCCCGATCTTGCCGAATTCCTGGTAAGCCAGGGCATCGACTCCATTTCCTTGAACCCCGACACGTACCTGAAAACCCTGCCGGTCATCGCCGCGGCCGAGCAGCGGCTGGGCAAGCAGGCCTAA
- a CDS encoding zinc-dependent alcohol dehydrogenase family protein, translated as MLAWWVGRPGPISTHPLVTGTREDPRPGAKELLVEVSVCGICRTDLHLAEGDLEPRRPGVVPGHEAVGVVVECGPGTSRFMPGDRVGVAWLGGVCGTCPYCRRGDENLCSAPVFTGWDRDGGYAQKLVVSQDFAYLIPDVFTDEQAAPLLCSGIIGYRALKRAGIVPGGRLGIYGFGSSAHLTAQMAMHQGMSVYVMTRSESARALARELGVEYAGGARDKPPQPLDAAILFAPVGDLVPVALQALDRGGTLAIAGIHLSDIPSLNYQAHLFHERQVRSVTANTRADGQEFLALAAEIPLAPTTTTYPFDAAGRALEDLAADRITGSAVLRVRPEGG; from the coding sequence GTGCTCGCTTGGTGGGTGGGCCGGCCCGGTCCCATATCTACGCATCCCCTGGTCACGGGTACTCGCGAGGACCCCAGGCCCGGCGCCAAGGAACTCCTGGTCGAGGTCAGCGTCTGCGGCATCTGCCGGACTGACCTCCACTTGGCTGAGGGCGACCTGGAGCCCCGCCGCCCGGGAGTGGTGCCGGGACACGAGGCCGTGGGGGTTGTGGTTGAATGCGGCCCTGGCACGTCCCGGTTCATGCCCGGGGACAGGGTGGGCGTGGCCTGGCTGGGAGGCGTCTGCGGGACCTGCCCTTACTGCCGCCGCGGCGACGAAAACCTGTGCTCCGCGCCGGTCTTCACAGGCTGGGACAGGGACGGCGGCTACGCCCAGAAACTCGTAGTCTCCCAGGACTTTGCCTACCTCATTCCCGACGTGTTCACAGATGAACAGGCGGCGCCGCTGCTGTGTTCCGGAATTATCGGCTACCGTGCCTTGAAACGCGCGGGCATCGTGCCCGGAGGGCGCCTGGGCATCTACGGCTTCGGCAGCTCAGCGCATCTGACCGCGCAGATGGCGATGCACCAGGGCATGTCTGTCTATGTCATGACCCGCTCCGAGAGTGCCCGTGCCCTGGCCCGGGAACTCGGCGTGGAGTATGCCGGCGGCGCCCGCGACAAGCCACCGCAGCCGCTGGATGCGGCCATCCTTTTTGCCCCGGTGGGTGACCTGGTGCCTGTTGCCCTCCAGGCCCTTGATCGTGGCGGCACCCTGGCGATTGCCGGCATACACCTGAGCGACATTCCCTCCCTGAACTATCAGGCACACCTGTTCCACGAGCGCCAGGTGCGGAGTGTGACAGCCAATACCCGTGCGGACGGGCAGGAATTCCTTGCGCTGGCAGCCGAAATCCCGCTGGCGCCAACCACCACCACGTATCCGTTCGACGCCGCCGGGAGGGCACTTGAGGACCTTGCGGCGGACAGGATCACCGGATCCGCCGTCCTGCGGGTCCGTCCCGAAGGCGGCTAA
- a CDS encoding Hsp20/alpha crystallin family protein: MTDLMKWFDTRRSPVDLIERLFEGETGTSAIRVEELVDGNTLVVRAELPGIDPEKDVDVTVSDGVLAIKAQRQEKKEHKEKDSYRSEFRYGSFVRRLPLPNGVQQADVTASYKDGVLEVRAPLPDQGQEAAASKIPITRG; the protein is encoded by the coding sequence ATGACTGACCTGATGAAATGGTTTGATACCCGCCGCTCCCCCGTCGACCTGATCGAGCGGTTGTTCGAAGGCGAGACGGGGACGTCCGCCATCCGCGTTGAGGAACTGGTGGACGGCAACACCCTGGTGGTGCGCGCCGAGCTGCCCGGCATCGACCCGGAAAAGGACGTCGATGTGACAGTGTCCGACGGCGTGCTGGCCATTAAGGCACAGCGGCAGGAAAAGAAGGAACACAAGGAAAAGGACAGCTACCGTTCCGAGTTCCGCTACGGTTCGTTCGTGCGGCGGCTCCCGCTGCCTAACGGGGTCCAGCAGGCCGACGTTACTGCTTCATATAAGGACGGCGTCCTGGAGGTCCGGGCTCCCCTCCCCGACCAGGGGCAGGAGGCCGCAGCCTCGAAGATTCCCATCACCCGGGGCTGA
- a CDS encoding HAD-IC family P-type ATPase, with translation MFEAGESSARHPAPATPGAGPAREGLSSAEVRQRTEEGRVNRIPGATSRSIWEIVRANVLTLFNGIVAGSFILLFVLDQWRDALFGFSALGNSLIGIIQEYRAKQSLDRLAILHAARSRVIRDSLPRQVPAEELVPGDVVLLSAGEQVSADVRLLDDGYVEADESFLTGESEPVPKYPGMVLLSGSLIMEGSGQAVVIRVGPDTFAYKLTAEAKRFSLVTSEIRAGLDRILGVITWLLLPTALLVTHAQIQNAGGWSEAFTSGRWIPAVVGVVASIISMVPLGLVLLTSVAFAVGGVRLARHMVLVQELAAVEVLARVDVLCLDKTGTLSSGAIAFDAVHDAGVPPPDGWKQALEWFGAKAEASTTAASIGAAFPAGRVLQEASSVAFTSAQKWSSVTFRPGSGAAGTWVLGAPDAVLRGSPSQDHAHGRAAALASTGLRTLALAHLPGPLPSGAEGGALPSGLVPALLLTFREDIRRDAPGTLAYFREQGVTLKIISGDDPRTVGVLARELGFGPETTGAPAKGSSTAQGSSTGQAGAYDARALPTDPVLLEDAVENVHVFGSVTPAQKRDMVLALKRRGHTVAMTGDGVNDVLALKEAHLGIAMDTASPATKAVARLVLLDGRFDRLPAVVAEGRRAISNIERVSMVFLSKTVYITIISLTFALLLCPFPFLPRQLSVLDGLTLGLPAFFLALQPSARRYTPGFLKRSLAFSVPAGFCAALCVLAVSLYAHAAARFSSGEIQSAAVLTLALVAAWILVVASRPLTRSKSLILAGMYAGLGLLFTVPAVKEFFRLEWPPPDLLAATGLVAVAGGAAIEAAARFQRRLAAAPANAR, from the coding sequence ATGTTCGAAGCCGGGGAAAGCAGCGCACGCCATCCGGCTCCGGCCACGCCCGGAGCCGGCCCTGCCCGGGAAGGCCTGTCCTCGGCTGAAGTCCGGCAACGGACGGAGGAGGGAAGGGTCAACCGCATCCCGGGCGCCACCAGCCGCAGCATCTGGGAAATTGTCCGTGCCAACGTCCTGACCCTGTTCAACGGCATCGTGGCGGGAAGCTTCATCCTGCTGTTCGTGCTGGATCAATGGCGGGACGCCCTTTTTGGCTTCTCGGCACTGGGGAACTCCCTGATCGGCATCATCCAGGAATACCGCGCCAAGCAGTCCCTGGACCGGCTCGCCATCCTCCACGCCGCCAGGAGCAGGGTCATCAGGGACAGCCTGCCCCGCCAGGTCCCGGCGGAGGAACTGGTCCCCGGCGATGTCGTGCTCCTCAGCGCCGGCGAACAGGTCAGCGCCGACGTGCGCCTCCTGGACGACGGATACGTGGAAGCGGACGAGTCGTTCCTGACCGGTGAATCCGAGCCAGTGCCCAAGTACCCCGGAATGGTGCTGCTGTCCGGGTCCCTGATCATGGAGGGCTCGGGCCAGGCAGTAGTCATCCGGGTGGGTCCGGACACGTTCGCCTACAAACTCACCGCTGAGGCCAAACGCTTCTCGCTGGTCACGTCCGAGATCCGCGCGGGGCTGGACAGGATTCTGGGCGTCATAACGTGGCTTCTGCTGCCCACCGCCCTGCTCGTAACCCATGCGCAGATCCAGAATGCGGGCGGCTGGTCCGAGGCGTTCACGTCCGGCCGGTGGATTCCGGCAGTCGTTGGCGTAGTGGCCAGCATCATCTCCATGGTCCCCCTGGGGCTGGTTCTGCTTACCAGCGTGGCCTTCGCGGTGGGCGGGGTCCGGCTGGCCCGCCACATGGTCCTGGTCCAGGAGCTCGCTGCCGTTGAGGTCCTGGCCCGGGTGGACGTCCTCTGCCTGGACAAAACCGGCACCCTGTCTTCGGGAGCCATCGCCTTCGACGCCGTCCATGATGCAGGTGTGCCGCCACCGGACGGGTGGAAGCAAGCCCTCGAATGGTTTGGCGCCAAGGCCGAAGCCAGCACCACCGCCGCATCCATCGGTGCGGCTTTTCCGGCCGGGAGAGTCCTGCAGGAGGCTTCTTCCGTGGCATTCACCTCAGCGCAAAAATGGAGCTCGGTGACCTTCCGGCCCGGTTCGGGCGCGGCCGGCACCTGGGTTCTTGGCGCACCTGATGCCGTCCTCAGGGGATCGCCCTCCCAGGACCACGCCCACGGGCGGGCCGCGGCGTTGGCGTCCACCGGGCTGCGGACGCTGGCGCTGGCCCACTTGCCGGGGCCGCTGCCCTCCGGAGCGGAAGGCGGCGCTTTGCCTTCCGGGCTGGTGCCGGCCCTGCTGTTGACCTTCCGTGAGGACATCAGGAGGGATGCGCCCGGAACGCTCGCGTACTTCCGGGAGCAGGGGGTCACCCTGAAGATCATCTCCGGCGACGATCCCCGGACCGTGGGGGTCCTGGCCCGCGAATTGGGCTTCGGACCGGAAACGACTGGTGCCCCGGCGAAGGGCAGCAGCACAGCGCAGGGCAGCAGTACGGGACAGGCTGGGGCATATGACGCCCGGGCCCTCCCCACCGACCCAGTCCTGCTGGAGGACGCGGTGGAGAACGTCCACGTCTTCGGGAGCGTCACGCCGGCCCAGAAACGCGACATGGTGCTGGCCCTGAAGCGGCGGGGACATACTGTCGCCATGACCGGAGACGGTGTGAACGACGTCCTGGCGCTCAAGGAGGCCCACCTGGGTATCGCCATGGACACGGCATCGCCAGCAACCAAGGCAGTAGCCCGCCTTGTCCTCCTTGACGGACGCTTCGACAGGTTGCCGGCAGTGGTTGCCGAGGGCCGCCGCGCCATCAGCAACATCGAACGGGTTTCCATGGTGTTCCTCAGCAAGACTGTGTACATCACCATCATTTCGTTGACGTTCGCCCTGCTGCTGTGTCCCTTCCCCTTTCTTCCGCGCCAACTGTCCGTCCTTGACGGGCTGACCCTGGGCCTGCCGGCGTTCTTCCTTGCCTTGCAGCCAAGCGCCAGGCGGTACACACCAGGCTTCCTGAAGCGCTCGCTGGCTTTTTCGGTCCCGGCGGGGTTCTGCGCCGCATTGTGCGTTCTGGCCGTCAGCCTCTATGCCCACGCCGCCGCCAGGTTCAGCTCCGGGGAGATCCAATCGGCCGCGGTACTCACCCTTGCCCTGGTGGCGGCATGGATCCTCGTGGTGGCGTCCCGCCCGTTAACCCGGTCCAAGTCCCTCATCCTTGCCGGCATGTACGCCGGACTGGGCCTTCTGTTTACCGTTCCCGCGGTGAAGGAGTTCTTCAGGCTCGAGTGGCCGCCGCCGGATCTTCTGGCCGCCACCGGCCTGGTGGCAGTGGCGGGCGGAGCGGCCATCGAAGCCGCCGCCCGTTTCCAGCGCCGCCTTGCCGCTGCGCCGGCAAATGCGCGTTGA